In Neospora caninum Liverpool complete genome, chromosome II, the following are encoded in one genomic region:
- a CDS encoding IMP-specific 5'-nucleotidase, related, with the protein MAPHPPRDSGEIHSPLAQRFQDLPHRRGAEAPSPSQTASPPATDSSDAPASPATDSSDAPASPATDSRDAPASPAVCAKPFVSSPFCVSSGAGIDGASTGSWDRDSLQAGDAVVGRRRFAANHFLPLLTELFVALFKAHCFSSLVVRVLQAIEEEIVVDDAFVPYLTTPRSNAAWSTPRCGSADTGESAASAGLRGDARGSFSEPEDETSGESPPRSPPSDPDASLDPLSPVVDAAPARCVRKASAKWPLFCPPTISSFGSLSLHPASGPIAFPHATFEPVPGGGANLRHLWSSGPGSLAGAGLGRLRHEGEMRFFTKLRLVEAFQRVDASARMTKRKVVPPTFHECRAILNLAQILESRSQLRLITMDGDETLYPDGANFTDERIARNIAALLRRGTKVAVVTAAGYGYETSRYQERLGVLFDFLKEEKVSAEAAGNFYVMGGESNYLMQLSPELTLVPVDEALWTSFRPPCHPREAERLLDIAEAALRTLSEDLRLPACILRKERAVGLIRRPVKEEDDESTLGFGTAGGMHRENLEEIVMRVRRTIRDELGPQCMVPWSAFNGGKDVWVDIGNKAEGVAMLQGLFQLVPRECLHVGDQFGASGNDLPARVCSPTAWVASPQETASILHELLLDPERPEALVRGDSNTQGKERE; encoded by the exons ATGGCGCCTCATCccccgagagacagcggggagATTCACTCGCCGCTCGCCCAGCGTTTTCAGGATTTGCCTCATCGTCGAGGGGCCGAAGCGCCTTCGCCGAGCCAAACAGCTTCGCCGCCCGCCACCGATTCAAGCGACGCaccggcgtctcccgccaCCGATTCAAGCGACGcaccggcgtctcctgccaCCGATTCACGCGACGCAccggcgtctcccgctgtctGCGCCAAGCCGTTCGTTTCGAGCccgttctgtgtctcttcaggCGCGGGCATCGACGGAGCTTCAACAGGCTCGTGGGACAGGGACAGCCTGCAGGCCGGTGACGCCGTGGTGGGGCGACGACGGTTTGCGGCCAACCactttcttccgctccttACCGAGCTGTTTGTCGCTCTGTTCAAAGCCCACTGCTTCTCCTCACTCGTCGTCCGCGTCCTCCAGGCGATTGAGGAAGAGATTGTCGTCGACGACGCGTTTGTTCCCTACCTGACGACGCCTCGGTCCAACGCCGCCTGGTCGACTCCGAGATGCGGATCTGCAGACACCGGCGAGAGCGCAGCCAGCGCGGGGCttcgcggcgacgcgcgcggctcGTTTTCTGagccggaagacgagaccAGTGGCGAGTCTCCCCCTCGGTCGCCTCCCAGCGATCCCGACGCTTCGCTGGACCCGTTGTCTCCGGTTGTGGACGCTGCGCCCGCACGCTGTGTGCGGAAAGCGAGCGCAAAGTGGCCGTTGTTCTGCCCGCCCACCATCTCTTCCTTCGGTTCCCTGTCTTTACACCCCGCCAGCGGACCTATCGCGTTTCCGCATGCAACGTTCGAGCCTGTGcctggaggcggcgcgaaCCTCAGACACTTGTGGAGCTCCGGACCCGGCAGTCTCGCTGGTGCAGGCCTCGGGAGGCTCCGGCACGAAGGCGAAATGCGCTTTTTCACCAAGTTGAGGCTCGTCGAAGCCTTCCAGAGGGTGGACGCGAGTGCGCGAATGACCAAACGAAAGGTCGTGCCTCCGACCTTCCACGAGTGCCGCGCGATTCTCAATCTTGCTCAG atcctAGAGAGCCGCTCTCAGCTGCGATTAATCACCATGGATGGAGATGAGACTTTGTACCCGGACGGCGCGAACTTCACTGACGAACGGATCGCGCGAAATATCGCGGCGCTTCTGCGGAGGGGTACCAAAGTCGCCGTCGTCACAGCGGCAG GCTACGGCTATGAGACTTCCCGTTATCAGGAGCGATTGGGGGTGTTGTTTGATTTCttgaaagaggaaaaggtgtCGGCTGAGGCCGCCGGAAACTTTTACGTCATGGGCGGCGAGTCGAACTACTTGATGCA ACTTTCTCCCGAACTCACGCTCGTGCCTGTCGACGAGGCGCTCTGGACCTCCTTCCGGCCGCCGTGTCACCCGCGGGAAGCCGAGCGTCTCCTCGACATTGCCGAGGCAGCACTGCGCACTCTGAGCGAGGATCTGAggctgcctgcatgcattctGAGAAAAGAGCGCGCTGTCGGGCTCATTCGGCGGCCCgtgaaggaagaagatgacG AGAGCACGCTTGGCTTCGGCACCGCTGGCGGGATGCACCGAGAGAATTTGGAGGAGATTGTCATGCGAGTTCGCCGGACGATCCGCGACGAATTAG GTCCTCAATGCATGGTGCCGTGGAGTGCGTTCAACGGCGGCAAAGACGTGTGGGTTGACATAGGAAACAAAGCGGAAGGCGTGGCGATGCTTCAAGGCCTCTTTCAGCTGGTTCCGCGAGAGTGTCTCCACGTCGGCGACCAGTTCGGCGCAAGCGGAAATGACTTGCCGGCCCG cgtGTGCTCTCCCACCGCATGGGTCGCGAGTCCGCAGGAGACTGCGTCAATTCTCCACGAGTTGCTGCTGGACCCGGAGAGGCCGGAGGCGCTCGTGCGCGGCGACTCGAACACGcagggaaaagaacgcgagtAA